The genomic window AAGGGGCCGTCGGCTTGGCGGCCGGCCAAGCCGTACCAGTGCGTGTATGCGGTGCGGTACCTGCGGTCGGCGACGAAGTATCAGCTGCCGATCACGTCGGCGGACAAATCGGCGCTGACGTCGATGCTGAATGGGTGTCCGAAGTAGAGCTGAGGTTTCGCGGGCCTCAGCCGGGTGTGCGTTCGTGGGGTTGGGTTCGCGTGGCGGTCGCGGCGCAGTCGTGGGTAGCTCGTTCGCGGTCGGGGAGGTTGACGCGCTTCGGCTTCGGTCGCGCGTGTGTTCGCCCCGCGCCGGGGAGTGGCCCGCGCTGCGGTCTGGGCCGCAGGTAGCGCTGAGCGTGCTCCGGCGTGGGCCGGCCTGGGCCGGGCTCCGGCGCCGCCGCACGTAGCGCTGATGTAACCCGAGCCCCCGGCGCAACCCAGCCGCTGCCGCCCTGAGCCCCTACGCGCCCTCAGCCATCACGCACACGGCCTTAGCCGCGCGGCGCGGCCGCAGTCGGGCCTCCACCGCCCTCAGCGCAGGCCTACCGGCCTCCACTCCGGTCTGCTCCAGCGTCCCGGCCCGCCGCTGCGGGCGTAGCCGCCCGGTCCCGGCCCGGCGCCTCAGCTCTCCGCCGCCAGCACCAATGGATAAACCGCGTCAGCCCCCGCCCTCCTCAAAACCCTCGCCCCCACCGTCAAAGTCCACCCCGTCCCCACCCGGTCATCCACCAACAACACAGCCCGCCCCCGCACCGCCGCCGGATCCTCCAACACATACCGATCCGCCACCACCCGCAACCTCTGCGCCGAGTTCATCGCCCCCTCCCCACTCCCAGCCTCCCCAACAACCGAGAACGACGTCAGAACCGGAATCTTCGCGTACCGCGACAGCCCATGAGCCACGTGCGCCACCAACCGCCCGTGCGTCAGCGAACCGAAATACACGATCCCCTCCGGCACCCCGGACCCGAACTTCCACGCATCCAGCACCTGCACCAACGCACGCCGCAACGGAACCGGCAACTCCCCGTCCGGAGCGCGGAACAACTCCCGCAACTGATTGCCCCACCCCAGGTCGGTGAGCCGCGCGATCGCCCGCCCCGGCTCGGCCTGCTCACCGGCCGGAATCTTGCCCTTCAACTCGACGCCCATCGCGGCCATCCCGGTCGGCCACATCTTCCGCGTCTCGACCGGCACCCCCGGCCGGCTGAGCCGGTCGGTAGCCGCCGACAAGCTCGCCTCATCCGTGTCCGCCGACAACGCCAGCCCGCCGCAGTTGTCACAGCGCCCGCACGGCGCAGCGTCGGAGTCGTCCAACGCCCGCCGGAGGTACACCATCCGGCACTCGGACGTCGTCAGATAGTCGAGCATCGCCTGCTGCTCGACGCGACGGGTCTCCTGCACCCGCTGGTACCGCTCGGCGTCGTACGCCCACGGCTCCCCGGTGGACGTCCAGCCCCCGCGGACCCGGCGCACCGCACCGTCGACGTCGAGCACCTTGAGCATCATCTCGAGGCGCGTCCGGCGCAGCGGGACGTACGTCTCCAGCACCGCGGTGGACATCGGGCCGTCGTGGGCGGCCAGCACCCGCAGCGTCTCGCGCACCTCGTGCTCGGGCGGGAACGCCAGCGAGCCGAAGTAGTCCCAGACGTCCTTGTCCTCGCGCCCGGGCAGCAGAACCACCGTCGCGCGATCAGTGCCACGGCCGGCTCGGCCGACCTGCTGGTAGTACGCGATCGGTGACGCCGGAGCGCCGAGGTTCACGACCCAGCCCAGGTCGGGCTTGTCGAACCCCATACCCAGGGCGGACGTCGCGACCAGCGCCTTCACCCGGTTGTGGAGCAGGTCCTCCTCGGCCGCGAGCCGCTCGGTCTGCTCGGTCTGCCCGGAGTAGGCCGCCACCGGAAAGCCCTGGGACCGCAGGTAGTCGGCGACGTCCTGAGTGGCCGCCACCGTGAGGCAGTAGATGATCCCGGAGCCCGGAAACTCCCGCAGATGATCGGCGAGCCACGCCAGCCGCGCCGCCTGGTTCTCCAGCGCCACGACACCGAGGTGCAGCGACGTGCGGTCCAAGTTGCCGCGCAAAACCAGTACGTCCCTCGACAGCTGTTCCGCGACGTCGCGCGTCACCCGCTCGTTGGCGGTCGCGGTCGTGGCGAGCACCGGGATCCCGGCCGGCAGGTCGGCGAGCATCGTCCGGATCCGACGGTAGTCGGGCCGGAAGTCGTGACCCCAGTCGGAGATGCAGTGCGCCTCGTCGATGACCAGCAGGCCCGCGCTGGCGGCGAGCCGGGGGAGTACCTCGTCCCGGAACTCGGGGTTGTTCAGCCGCTCGGGCGAGACCAGCAGGACGTCGACCTCGCCGTCCGCGATCGAGGCGTAGATCTGCCGCCAGTCGTCGGCGTTGGTGGAGTTCACGGTCGTCGCCCGAACCCCGGCCCGGGCGGCCGCCGCGATCTGGTTGCGCATCAACGCGAGCAGCGGCGAGACGATCACCGTCGGGCCGCTACCGGCGGCCCGCAGCAGCGCGGTGGCCACGAAGTACACCGCGGACTTGCCCCACCCCGTCCGCTGGACCACCAGCGCCCGGCGCCGATCGGCCACCAGGGCCTCGATCGCCGTCCACTGGTCTTCGCGCAGCTTCGCGTCGGGCGAGCCGACCAGCTCGCGAAGGTGCTGCTCGGCGCGCTCACGGAGCGCGGCCCGGTCGTGCGCTGGGTTCGCCTCGGTCGAGGCAGACATGGGGTCCCCCGGTCAGTCGCCTGAATTCGACCCGTTGGTACCAGCGGGTCGGTCGTCGCGGATGTAGACGAGGAGATCGCCGGTCTCGAGCTGATGCGTCTCGGGATCGACCAGCGGCACCACCCGCCCCCGCCGGACCACCGCGATGACGACCTCGTCGAGCGTCCGCGGTGACTTGCCCACCTCGTCGCGGACGACCGAGCGGCAGGCGAACGCCATGCCGTGCCCGGGCGTCAGCAGGTCCTCCACCACGTCGATGACCGGCGGGTCGGTCGTCGCCAGGCCGAGCAGCCGCCCGGCCGTCGCCGAGGACACCACGACCTGGTGCGCGCCGCTCTGCCGGAGCAGCGGCGCGTTCTCCGCCTCCCGCGCCGTCGTGACGATGCGGACCTGCCCGTTCGTCAGCTGGCGGGCGGTGAGCGTGGTCAGCACGGCGGCGTCGTCGGCGTCCGGAGCCACGATGATCGCGGTCGCCCGGTCGACGTGGGCCTGGGCCAGCACGGCCGATCGTCCGGACGAGCCCTCGACGACCGCGAGCCCGGCGTTCACGGCCTGCTGGGCGACGCGGTGGTCGCGCTCGACGACCACGATCTTCTCCCGCGGCACGCCGTTCTCCAGCAACGCGTCGACCGCGCTGCGGCCCTTGGTGCCGTAGCCGCACACCACGTAATGGTCTTTCACCGTCTGCCTCCACCGCTCCCGCCGGAACTGCCCGCGGTACTGCTCGGTCAGGACCTCGAGCGTGGTGCCGACCAGAATGATCAGGAACAACACGCGCGCCGGAGTGATGAACACCACGTTCACCAGCCGGGCGGACGGCGACGCCGGAGCGATGTCGCCGTACCCCGTCGTCGAGAGCGTCA from Cryptosporangium phraense includes these protein-coding regions:
- a CDS encoding RecQ family ATP-dependent DNA helicase, coding for MSASTEANPAHDRAALRERAEQHLRELVGSPDAKLREDQWTAIEALVADRRRALVVQRTGWGKSAVYFVATALLRAAGSGPTVIVSPLLALMRNQIAAAARAGVRATTVNSTNADDWRQIYASIADGEVDVLLVSPERLNNPEFRDEVLPRLAASAGLLVIDEAHCISDWGHDFRPDYRRIRTMLADLPAGIPVLATTATANERVTRDVAEQLSRDVLVLRGNLDRTSLHLGVVALENQAARLAWLADHLREFPGSGIIYCLTVAATQDVADYLRSQGFPVAAYSGQTEQTERLAAEEDLLHNRVKALVATSALGMGFDKPDLGWVVNLGAPASPIAYYQQVGRAGRGTDRATVVLLPGREDKDVWDYFGSLAFPPEHEVRETLRVLAAHDGPMSTAVLETYVPLRRTRLEMMLKVLDVDGAVRRVRGGWTSTGEPWAYDAERYQRVQETRRVEQQAMLDYLTTSECRMVYLRRALDDSDAAPCGRCDNCGGLALSADTDEASLSAATDRLSRPGVPVETRKMWPTGMAAMGVELKGKIPAGEQAEPGRAIARLTDLGWGNQLRELFRAPDGELPVPLRRALVQVLDAWKFGSGVPEGIVYFGSLTHGRLVAHVAHGLSRYAKIPVLTSFSVVGEAGSGEGAMNSAQRLRVVADRYVLEDPAAVRGRAVLLVDDRVGTGWTLTVGARVLRRAGADAVYPLVLAAES
- a CDS encoding potassium channel family protein, translated to MTRPTPTSLPRATVWLPQKRPSPLRALGLRLFAALALVGLTVAVVYIDRDGYHDNTGSPLSLLDAAYYSVVTLSTTGYGDIAPASPSARLVNVVFITPARVLFLIILVGTTLEVLTEQYRGQFRRERWRQTVKDHYVVCGYGTKGRSAVDALLENGVPREKIVVVERDHRVAQQAVNAGLAVVEGSSGRSAVLAQAHVDRATAIIVAPDADDAAVLTTLTARQLTNGQVRIVTTAREAENAPLLRQSGAHQVVVSSATAGRLLGLATTDPPVIDVVEDLLTPGHGMAFACRSVVRDEVGKSPRTLDEVVIAVVRRGRVVPLVDPETHQLETGDLLVYIRDDRPAGTNGSNSGD